In Gossypium raimondii isolate GPD5lz chromosome 12, ASM2569854v1, whole genome shotgun sequence, a single window of DNA contains:
- the LOC105763914 gene encoding auxin response factor 18 isoform X1, whose amino-acid sequence MAQPEGIPRETGLGVDDLYPELWKLCAGPLVEIPHVQERVFYFPQGHIEQLEASTNQELNYEAPLFNLSSKILCRVLHVQLLAEQETDEVYAQITLQPEPDQSELTSPDPFPTEVPEREVHSFCKILTASDTSTHGGFSVLRKHATECLPPLDMNQATPTQELTAKDLHGYEWRFKHIFRGQPRRHLLTTGWSTFVTSKRLVAGDAFVFLRGDNGELRVGVRRLGNQQSTMPSSVISSQNMHLGVLATAAHAVMTQTLFVVYYKPRTSQFIIGVSKYLEAINNRSSVGMRFKMRFEGEDSPERRFTGTIVGVGDASPHWSESKWRSLKIQWDEPAMIQRPERVSPWEIEPFSASASINLIQPAVKSKRPRPVYILASDTTTNSTGSAFWCHGSTKSHELARAGSIAEVQSSESSQVVWPMRQNEADAGYNTRARLENAWPPSSLVNVSLNFFRNPADASPVELRTSNDVMRDQVEKGKKLEISTGCRLFGFNLTNSNSAVSGTVIAPSHIDENPETFQSPKQQKQNASETSTKEIKAKHGTTSSMRTRTKVQMQGIAVGRAIDLTVLKGYDDLINELEKMFDIEGELRHRTKWSVVFTDNEGDMMLVGDDPWVGFCKMVRKIFIYSVDEVKKINGRCKFQASSLEGEGTVVSLGLEHRSGT is encoded by the exons ATGGCTCAACCAGAAGGTATTCCAAGGGAAACAG GTTTGGGTGTTGATGATCTGTATCCAGAACTATGGAAATTATGTGCAGGCCCTTTAGTGGAGATTCCTCATGTTCAAGAAAGAGTCTTTTATTTCCCTCAGGGTCACATTGAACAa TTAGAAGCATCAACTAATCAAGAACTTAACTATGAAGCCCCACTGTTTAATCTTTCTTCAAAGATTCTATGTCGTGTTCTTCATGTCCAGTTACTG GCTGAACAAGAAACAGATGAGGTTTATGCACAAATCACTTTACAGCCTGAACCAGAT CAAAGTGAACTGACGAGTCCGGATCCATTCCCGACCGAGGTTCCGGAGAGGGAAGTTCATTCCTTTTGTAAGATTTTAACTGCGTCAGATACAAGTACTCATGGAGGGTTTTCCGTTCTACGGAAACATGCCACCGAGTGCTTGCCTCCATTG GATATGAATCAAGCTACCCCGACACAGGAATTAACCGCGAAAGATCTTCACGGATATGAGTGGCGGTTTAAGCATATATTTAGAG GACAACCTCGGAGACATTTACTTACGACGGGGTGGAGCACGTTTGTGACTTCGAAAAGATTGGTTGCGGGAGATGCATTCGTGTTTCTAAG AGGTGATAACGGAGAATTAAGAGTTGGGGTTCGCCGGCTCGGTAATCAACAAAGCACAATGCCTTCGTCGGTCATATCTAGCCAAAACATGCATTTAGGAGTGCTCGCTACTGCTGCTCATGCCGTTATGACTCAGACCCTCTTTGTTGTGTACTACAAGCCGAg GACGAGCCAATTCATAATAGGAGTAAGTAAGTATCTCGAAGCTATTAACAACAGATCCTCCGTTGGTATGCGTTTCAAGATGAGATTCGAGGGCGAAGATTCCCCTGAGAGAAG GTTCACTGGTACCATAGTCGGGGTTGGAGATGCTTCCCCACATTGGTCAGAATCTAAATGGCGGTCCTTGAAG ATTCAATGGGATGAACCTGCAATGATACAAAGGCCAGAACGAGTTTCCCCTTGGGAAATAGAGCCATTTTCGGCTTCTGCTTCTATAAACCTCATACAACCAGCTGTAAAGAGCAAAAGACCACGACCGGTTTATATTCTAGCTTCTG ATACGACTACAAATTCAACCGGTTCAGCCTTTTGGTGTCACGGGTCAACCAAATCACATGAACTAGCTCGAGCAGGAAGCATAGCTGAAGTCCAAAGCAGTGAAAGCAGCCAAGTTGTTTGGCCTATGAGACAGAATGAAGCCGATGCAGGTTATAACACGAGGGCTCGGCTTGAAAATGCTTGGCCACCTTCCTCTCTTGTGAACGTCTCTCTAAACTTTTTCCGCAATCCAGCGGATGCCTCTCCTGTTGaattgaggacaagcaatgacgtTATGCGCGACCAAgttgaaaaaggaaagaaactcGAGATTTCTACAGGCTGCCGTTTGTTCGGGTTCAATTTGACAAATAGTAATAGTGCAGTCAGTGGAACCGTTATAGCTCCGTCCCATATTGATGAAAATCCCGAAACTTTTCAGTCACCAAAGCAGCAAAAGCAAAATGCATCAGAGACATCAACCAAGGAGATAAAGGCTAAGCACGGTACCACTTCTTCTATGAGAACTCGTACTAAG GTTCAAATGCAAGGGATTGCCGTCGGTCGTGCTATTGACTTAACCGTATTAAAAGGATACGATGACCTCATAAATGAGCTAGAGAAAATGTTCGATATTGAGGGAGAGCTTCGTCACCGTACTAAATGGTCTGTCGTTTTCACTGACAATGAAGGTGATATGATGCTTGTGGGCGACGATCCTTGGGT GGGATTTTGTAAGATGGTGAGAAAGATATTCATATATTCGGTCGACGAGGTGAAGAAGATTAACGGGAGATGCAAATTTCAAGCCTCGTCTTTAGAAGGCGAAGGCACTGTTGTAAGCTTGGGTTTAGAGCATAGGTCCGGAACATGA
- the LOC105763914 gene encoding auxin response factor 18 isoform X2 yields MAYCLGVDDLYPELWKLCAGPLVEIPHVQERVFYFPQGHIEQLEASTNQELNYEAPLFNLSSKILCRVLHVQLLAEQETDEVYAQITLQPEPDQSELTSPDPFPTEVPEREVHSFCKILTASDTSTHGGFSVLRKHATECLPPLDMNQATPTQELTAKDLHGYEWRFKHIFRGQPRRHLLTTGWSTFVTSKRLVAGDAFVFLRGDNGELRVGVRRLGNQQSTMPSSVISSQNMHLGVLATAAHAVMTQTLFVVYYKPRTSQFIIGVSKYLEAINNRSSVGMRFKMRFEGEDSPERRFTGTIVGVGDASPHWSESKWRSLKIQWDEPAMIQRPERVSPWEIEPFSASASINLIQPAVKSKRPRPVYILASDTTTNSTGSAFWCHGSTKSHELARAGSIAEVQSSESSQVVWPMRQNEADAGYNTRARLENAWPPSSLVNVSLNFFRNPADASPVELRTSNDVMRDQVEKGKKLEISTGCRLFGFNLTNSNSAVSGTVIAPSHIDENPETFQSPKQQKQNASETSTKEIKAKHGTTSSMRTRTKVQMQGIAVGRAIDLTVLKGYDDLINELEKMFDIEGELRHRTKWSVVFTDNEGDMMLVGDDPWVGFCKMVRKIFIYSVDEVKKINGRCKFQASSLEGEGTVVSLGLEHRSGT; encoded by the exons ATGGCTTATT GTTTGGGTGTTGATGATCTGTATCCAGAACTATGGAAATTATGTGCAGGCCCTTTAGTGGAGATTCCTCATGTTCAAGAAAGAGTCTTTTATTTCCCTCAGGGTCACATTGAACAa TTAGAAGCATCAACTAATCAAGAACTTAACTATGAAGCCCCACTGTTTAATCTTTCTTCAAAGATTCTATGTCGTGTTCTTCATGTCCAGTTACTG GCTGAACAAGAAACAGATGAGGTTTATGCACAAATCACTTTACAGCCTGAACCAGAT CAAAGTGAACTGACGAGTCCGGATCCATTCCCGACCGAGGTTCCGGAGAGGGAAGTTCATTCCTTTTGTAAGATTTTAACTGCGTCAGATACAAGTACTCATGGAGGGTTTTCCGTTCTACGGAAACATGCCACCGAGTGCTTGCCTCCATTG GATATGAATCAAGCTACCCCGACACAGGAATTAACCGCGAAAGATCTTCACGGATATGAGTGGCGGTTTAAGCATATATTTAGAG GACAACCTCGGAGACATTTACTTACGACGGGGTGGAGCACGTTTGTGACTTCGAAAAGATTGGTTGCGGGAGATGCATTCGTGTTTCTAAG AGGTGATAACGGAGAATTAAGAGTTGGGGTTCGCCGGCTCGGTAATCAACAAAGCACAATGCCTTCGTCGGTCATATCTAGCCAAAACATGCATTTAGGAGTGCTCGCTACTGCTGCTCATGCCGTTATGACTCAGACCCTCTTTGTTGTGTACTACAAGCCGAg GACGAGCCAATTCATAATAGGAGTAAGTAAGTATCTCGAAGCTATTAACAACAGATCCTCCGTTGGTATGCGTTTCAAGATGAGATTCGAGGGCGAAGATTCCCCTGAGAGAAG GTTCACTGGTACCATAGTCGGGGTTGGAGATGCTTCCCCACATTGGTCAGAATCTAAATGGCGGTCCTTGAAG ATTCAATGGGATGAACCTGCAATGATACAAAGGCCAGAACGAGTTTCCCCTTGGGAAATAGAGCCATTTTCGGCTTCTGCTTCTATAAACCTCATACAACCAGCTGTAAAGAGCAAAAGACCACGACCGGTTTATATTCTAGCTTCTG ATACGACTACAAATTCAACCGGTTCAGCCTTTTGGTGTCACGGGTCAACCAAATCACATGAACTAGCTCGAGCAGGAAGCATAGCTGAAGTCCAAAGCAGTGAAAGCAGCCAAGTTGTTTGGCCTATGAGACAGAATGAAGCCGATGCAGGTTATAACACGAGGGCTCGGCTTGAAAATGCTTGGCCACCTTCCTCTCTTGTGAACGTCTCTCTAAACTTTTTCCGCAATCCAGCGGATGCCTCTCCTGTTGaattgaggacaagcaatgacgtTATGCGCGACCAAgttgaaaaaggaaagaaactcGAGATTTCTACAGGCTGCCGTTTGTTCGGGTTCAATTTGACAAATAGTAATAGTGCAGTCAGTGGAACCGTTATAGCTCCGTCCCATATTGATGAAAATCCCGAAACTTTTCAGTCACCAAAGCAGCAAAAGCAAAATGCATCAGAGACATCAACCAAGGAGATAAAGGCTAAGCACGGTACCACTTCTTCTATGAGAACTCGTACTAAG GTTCAAATGCAAGGGATTGCCGTCGGTCGTGCTATTGACTTAACCGTATTAAAAGGATACGATGACCTCATAAATGAGCTAGAGAAAATGTTCGATATTGAGGGAGAGCTTCGTCACCGTACTAAATGGTCTGTCGTTTTCACTGACAATGAAGGTGATATGATGCTTGTGGGCGACGATCCTTGGGT GGGATTTTGTAAGATGGTGAGAAAGATATTCATATATTCGGTCGACGAGGTGAAGAAGATTAACGGGAGATGCAAATTTCAAGCCTCGTCTTTAGAAGGCGAAGGCACTGTTGTAAGCTTGGGTTTAGAGCATAGGTCCGGAACATGA
- the LOC105763915 gene encoding uncharacterized protein At4g00950 isoform X3: MGSKAEKEWSSTSKLPLFSSPHAHMQSPEKQWVLTPPHHALASVPFRWEEEPGKPKPCCTTTLTTTYDLGRKCLELPPRLLILDAAKNTAGGKLYSPTTVLDGPYMGKARFQSSSFRIGSECYGSFRSGSFSPENMVVHGGSGGGAMVVSSKRVKRDKGFLGSRRRDVFPSFGDEYGSSFNTLSRSKSHFWLFDGHDREVSIKA; this comes from the exons ATGGGATCCAAAGCAGAGAAAGAATGGAGTTCCACATCAAAGCTACCATTATTTTCATCCCCACATGCACACATGCAATCACCGGAAAAACAATGGGTTTTAACCCCACCACACCATGCTTTAGCCTCGGTTCCGTTCCGGTGGGAAGAAGAACCAGGGAAACCCAAACCATGTTGCACAACAACACTCACCACTACTTATGACTTGGGTCGAAAGTGCTTGGAACTGCCTCCTAGGTTGCTGATACTGGATGCTGCTAAGAACACCGCCGGCGGCAAGCTTTATTCGCCGACCACGGTGTTGGATGGTCCTTATATGGGCAAGGCTAGGTTTCAGTCTTCTTCTTTTAGGATAGGAAGTGAGTGTTATGGGTCGTTTCGTAGTGGTAGTTTTAGTCCTGAAAATATGGTGGTGCACGGTGGTAGTGGTGGTGGTGCCATGGTGGTTAGTAGCAAGAGAGTGAAGAGAGATAAAGGGTTTCTTGGTTCTCGAAGAAGGGATGTTTTCCCATCTTTTGGAGATGAATATGGTAGCAGCTTTAACACTCTTTCTCGTTCCAAATCTCATTTCTGG TTGTTTGATGGACATGACAGGGAAGTATCTATCAAGGCTTAA
- the LOC105763915 gene encoding uncharacterized protein At4g00950 isoform X2, producing MGSKAEKEWSSTSKLPLFSSPHAHMQSPEKQWVLTPPHHALASVPFRWEEEPGKPKPCCTTTLTTTYDLGRKCLELPPRLLILDAAKNTAGGKLYSPTTVLDGPYMGKARFQSSSFRIGSECYGSFRSGSFSPENMVVHGGSGGGAMVVSSKRVKRDKGFLGSRRRDVFPSFGDEYGSSFNTLSRSKSHFWGSIYQGLKQVVPWSKRGKKDRFMA from the exons ATGGGATCCAAAGCAGAGAAAGAATGGAGTTCCACATCAAAGCTACCATTATTTTCATCCCCACATGCACACATGCAATCACCGGAAAAACAATGGGTTTTAACCCCACCACACCATGCTTTAGCCTCGGTTCCGTTCCGGTGGGAAGAAGAACCAGGGAAACCCAAACCATGTTGCACAACAACACTCACCACTACTTATGACTTGGGTCGAAAGTGCTTGGAACTGCCTCCTAGGTTGCTGATACTGGATGCTGCTAAGAACACCGCCGGCGGCAAGCTTTATTCGCCGACCACGGTGTTGGATGGTCCTTATATGGGCAAGGCTAGGTTTCAGTCTTCTTCTTTTAGGATAGGAAGTGAGTGTTATGGGTCGTTTCGTAGTGGTAGTTTTAGTCCTGAAAATATGGTGGTGCACGGTGGTAGTGGTGGTGGTGCCATGGTGGTTAGTAGCAAGAGAGTGAAGAGAGATAAAGGGTTTCTTGGTTCTCGAAGAAGGGATGTTTTCCCATCTTTTGGAGATGAATATGGTAGCAGCTTTAACACTCTTTCTCGTTCCAAATCTCATTTCTGG GGAAGTATCTATCAAGGCTTAAAGCAAGTGGTTCCATGGAGCAAAAGGGGAAAGAAGGATAGGTTTATGGCCTGA
- the LOC105763915 gene encoding uncharacterized protein At4g00950 isoform X1: MGSKAEKEWSSTSKLPLFSSPHAHMQSPEKQWVLTPPHHALASVPFRWEEEPGKPKPCCTTTLTTTYDLGRKCLELPPRLLILDAAKNTAGGKLYSPTTVLDGPYMGKARFQSSSFRIGSECYGSFRSGSFSPENMVVHGGSGGGAMVVSSKRVKRDKGFLGSRRRDVFPSFGDEYGSSFNTLSRSKSHFWKSCLMDMTGKYLSRLKASGSMEQKGKEG, encoded by the exons ATGGGATCCAAAGCAGAGAAAGAATGGAGTTCCACATCAAAGCTACCATTATTTTCATCCCCACATGCACACATGCAATCACCGGAAAAACAATGGGTTTTAACCCCACCACACCATGCTTTAGCCTCGGTTCCGTTCCGGTGGGAAGAAGAACCAGGGAAACCCAAACCATGTTGCACAACAACACTCACCACTACTTATGACTTGGGTCGAAAGTGCTTGGAACTGCCTCCTAGGTTGCTGATACTGGATGCTGCTAAGAACACCGCCGGCGGCAAGCTTTATTCGCCGACCACGGTGTTGGATGGTCCTTATATGGGCAAGGCTAGGTTTCAGTCTTCTTCTTTTAGGATAGGAAGTGAGTGTTATGGGTCGTTTCGTAGTGGTAGTTTTAGTCCTGAAAATATGGTGGTGCACGGTGGTAGTGGTGGTGGTGCCATGGTGGTTAGTAGCAAGAGAGTGAAGAGAGATAAAGGGTTTCTTGGTTCTCGAAGAAGGGATGTTTTCCCATCTTTTGGAGATGAATATGGTAGCAGCTTTAACACTCTTTCTCGTTCCAAATCTCATTTCTGG AAAAGTTGTTTGATGGACATGACAGGGAAGTATCTATCAAGGCTTAAAGCAAGTGGTTCCATGGAGCAAAAGGGGAAAGAAGGATAG
- the LOC105763916 gene encoding uncharacterized protein LOC105763916, whose product MAVMEKLKIFVVQEPVVAASCLIAGFGLFLPAVVRPILDSMDSSKQVPQPALRDVVSGVTGKKQG is encoded by the exons ATGGCGGTGATGGAGAAGCTTAAGATATTCGTAGTGCAAGAGCCAGTTGTAGCTGCTTCTTGCCTCATCGCTGGTTttg GTCTCTTCCTACCAGCTGTTGTAAGGCCCATTTTAGATTCCATGGATTCATCAAAGCAAGTCCCTCAACCTGCTTTAAGAGAC GTGGTTTCAGGTGTGACTGGTAAAAAACAGGGTTGA
- the LOC105763917 gene encoding laccase-6, with translation MSLMANLLCFSVLFLTMSFSYCCMAHKWPAGGSTRFYDFKVQTMKVNKLCNTKEIVTINKMFPGPIVYAQEDDRIIVKVTNETPYNATIHWHGVRQKLSCWFDGPSYITQCPIQAGASFTYEFTLVQQKGTFFWHAHVSWLRATVYGAIVVYPKTEVPYPFEHPYEEHIVILGEYWLRDVVQLEREVLASGGAAPPADAFTINSHPGPNYNCSRNDVYKIDVVPGKTYLLRLINAGLNMENFFAIAYHKLTIVEADAEYTKPFTTDRVMLGPGQTMNVLVTANQPIGKYSMAMGPYMSAQNISFQNISAIAYFQYSGAVPNSISLPAKLPSFNDNLAAKTVMDGLRSLNPVNVPKEIDTELFVTVGLNVNKCRSKTPRNDCRGMNNGTFAASMNNISFVMPTVSILEAYYKKIGGQFTVDFPGAPLRFYDFVNGAPNNAPNNTQAINGTRTKVLKFGSKVQLIFQDTSTVTTENHPIHLHGYSFYVVGYGTGNYNPQTANFNLIDPPYMNTIGVPVGGWAAIRFVADNPGVWFMHCHLEIHQSWGLGAVLIVENGEGELETLPHPPADLPRC, from the exons ATGTCTTTAATGGCTAACTTACTCTGTTTCAGTGTCTTGTTCTTAACCATGTCGTTTTCATACTGTTGTATGGCACATAAATGGCCTGCAGGTGGTTCAACTAGGTTCTATGATTTCAAAGTTCAAACCATGAAGGTTAATAAACTATGTAACACCAAAGAGATTGTCACCATTAATAAAATGTTCCCTGGACCTATAGTTTATGCTCAAGAAGATGATAGAATCATTGTTAAGGTCACTAATGAGACCCCTTACAATGCCACAATTCACtg gcATGGGGTCAGGCAGAAGTTATCGTGCTGGTTCGACGGTCCGTCGTATATTACGCAATGTCCTATTCAAGCTGGCGCGAGTTTCACATACGAGTTCACGTTGGTGCAGCAAAAGGGGACCTTTTTTTGGCACGCACATGTTTCTTGGCTTAGAGCAACTGTTTATGGTGCTATTGTTGTGTATCCGAAGACGGAAGTACCGTACCCTTTCGAACATCCTTACGAAGAACATATCGTGATCTTAG GGGAGTATTGGTTGAGAGATGTTGTACAACTCGAACGGGAAGTTCTAGCGAGCGGTGGTGCTGCTCCACCGGCTGATGCGTTTACTATTAACAGTCACCCGGGACCAAACTACAACTGCTCTCGAAatg ATGTATACAAGATTGATGTTGTACCTGGGAAAACATATTTGTTGAGGCTAATCAATGCAGGACTAAATATGGAGAATTTTTTTGCTATAGCTTATCATAAATTAACGATCGTGGAGGCCGACGCTGAGTACACCAAGCCATTCACTACGGACCGTGTGATGTTAGGACCGGGGCAGACCATGAACGTCCTTGTTACGGCTAATCAGCCGATTGGGAAGTATTCCATGGCTATGGGACCTTACATGTCTGCTCAAAATATTTCATTCCAAAACATATCAGCCATTGCTTATTTCCAATACTCAGGTGCTGTCCCGAACAGCATATCGTTACCGGCTAAATTACCGAGTTTTAACGATAATCTTGCTGCAAAGACTGTCATGGACGGACTTAGAAGCCTTAATCCTGTTAACGTCCCTAAAGAGATCGATACTGAATTGTTTGTCACCGTGGGATTAAACGTCAACAAATGTCGGTCCAAGACACCACGTAACGACTGCCGAGGCATGAACAATGGGACTTTTGCAGCTTCAATGAACAATATAAGCTTCGTAATGCCTACTGTTTCGATTTTAGAAGCCTATTATAAGAAGATTGGTGGTCAGTTCACAGTGGATTTCCCCGGTGCACCGCTTCGGTTTTACGACTTTGTCAATGGGGCACCAAACAATGCTCCTAATAACACACAGGCCATTAATGGAACAAGGACCAAAGTCCTTAAATTTGGTAGCAAGGTACAACTTATCTTCCAAGACACTAGCACGGTCACCACCGAGAACCACCCAATTCATCTCCACGGCTATAGTTTCTACGTAGTTGGATACGGTACCGGGAACTATAATCCACAGACCGCAAACTTTAACTTGATCGATCCACCTTATATGAACACCATTGGAGTCCCAGTAGGTGGATGGGCCGCAATACGATTCGTTGCCGATAATCCAG GGGTTTGGTTCATGCATTGCCACTTAGAGATACACCAGTCATGGGGTTTAGGTGCTGTGTTGATAGTGGAAAATGGAGAAGGAGAGCTCGAGACATTACCTCACCCTCCGGCAGATCTGCCGAGGTGTTAG